One Oncorhynchus keta strain PuntledgeMale-10-30-2019 chromosome 22, Oket_V2, whole genome shotgun sequence DNA window includes the following coding sequences:
- the LOC118375120 gene encoding cystinosin-like has translation MADNNFLSVLVITLCTVSTCDGSVSLFAPATVNLEVKGSANITIIPSSPLNVSALISFNFTDSSANVTSILQLPQQVQLPANAILGTFEVRAEHVGQVTAYLYSNNNDIASFKTRIRFLVIRSNIIDILNQLIGWIYFLAWSISFYPQVYENWRRKSVVGLNFDFLALNLTGFIAYSVFNVGLFWVPYMKEEFLKKNPNGVNPVDANDVFFSLHAVVLTVVYICQCAIYERGGQKLSKIAIGLLVIGWTFALVTLFVAVANKITWLEYLYYFSYIKLGVTLVKYIPQAYMNYQRQSTEGWSIGNVLLDFTGGSFSLIQMILQSYNNNEWKLIFGDPTKAGLGLLSIFFDVVFIIQHYCLYRHKTHYEPMGDQK, from the exons ATGGCAGATAATAACTTTCTTTCAGTCTTGGTCATAACACTCTGTACGGTCAGTACATGTG ATGGGAGTGTATCCCTGTTTGCTCCAGCCACTGTAAATCTGGAGGTCAAAGGTTCAGCCAATATCACCATAATACCTAG cTCTCCTCTTAATGTGTCCGCACTTATTTCTTTTAACTTCACTGACTCCTCTGCAAATGTTACCTCGATACTTCAACTGCCTCAGCAG GTACAATTGCCTGCAAATGCCATATTAGGCACATTTGAGGTTCGTGCAGAGCATGTGGGTCAGGTGACTGCCTATTTATACAGTAACAACAATGACATTGCAAG CTTTAAGACCAGAATCCGTTTCTTGGTCATTAGAAGCAACATCATCGATATCCTTAACCAATTAATTGGTTGGATTTACTTCCTTGCATGGTCTATCTCATTCTACCCTCAAGTATATGAGAACTGGAGAAGAAAGAG TGTGGTGGGGTTGAACTTTGATTTCCTGGCACTCAACTTGACAGGCTTCATTGCGTACAGTGTCTTCAATGTAGGCCTCTTCTGGGTTCCGTACATGAAG gaAGAGTTTTTGAAGAAAAATCCAAACGGTGTGAACCCAGTGGATGCCAATGATGTGTTTTTTAGTCTCCATGCAGTTGTGCTGACAGTTGTGTATATCTGTCAGTGTGCCATCTACGAG AGAGGAGGGCAGAAGTTGTCCAAGATCGCTATTGGCCTTCTGGTGATTGGATGGACATTTGCCCTTGTCACCCTCTTTGTTGCTGTGGCCAATAAGATCACCTGGCTGGAATATCTCTATTATTTCTCCTACATTAAGTTAGGTGTCACCCTCGTCAAATACATCCCACAG gcctaCATGAACTACCAAAGACAAAGCACGGAAGGGTGGAGCATTGGCAATGTGTTGCTGGACTTCACAGGAGGCAGCTTCAGTCTCATTCAGATGATTCTTCAGTCGTATAACAACA ATGAATGGAAGCTCATCTTTGGCGACCCCACAAAGGCTGGACTTGGTTTGTTATCCATATTCTTTGATGTGGTGTTCATCATTCAGCATTACTGTCTATACCGGCATAAAACACATTACGAGCCTATGGGTGACCAGAAATAG